Genomic segment of Arthrobacter antioxidans:
AGTCGGGTCATGAGCTCGCGGTTGGTGCCAACTGATTGGTCGTGGATGGACGGAAGCCGTTCAATACCGCAATGGGCGGCAGCGAGTGCCTACGTTCTGATCTTCCTCATCCCACTCGCAGCGGCAATAGCCACCATCGTGATGCTCGCCAAGCGCCGGATCGCGTTCTGGGTACCGCTCCTCGCGATGGTGCTTACGTCCATGATGGTCGGCGTCCTCGATGCATACGGGCAGACACCTGACATCTCGTAAATCTTGTTCCTACGAGGTCGGGACCATCGGGGCTGCTGTAGCTCTCTCATCGCCACCCGCCCTGACTGCGTGACTACGAACTGTAACCCAACGATGCAGCAGACCCAGTGGGTGAAAGGCATGACTCGTTGTAAGGACCGTCGATCACCGAGTCCCGAAGAGGAACAATAAATGGACGAGGGCGCAGACCACCGTGACCGGGACCACCACGACGCACAGAGCGAACATCCACCCTCGCTTGCCCCGTAGTAACGACTCGCCGATCTCCTTCGGATGAGTGACAAACCACCCCACTCCAATCATGGACAGCACGAGACTCGGCAGCCCCAGGATGAACGTTCCGAAATAGATGAGAGCCACTGCCGGGTGGTAAGCCACGGGTTATGGATCTTCCTGCTAGTCCTCGCTGGTGAGGAGCCGCCGCCGGGCGCTCAGGAGCTCGATCTCGGGCCTCGCCGCGACGTACCGCTCCACCCGGTCCAGGACGTCCACCACATGCCGGCGGTCGGCGCCGACGAGGCCGGCCCCGACGACGGCGCGGCGGTGCAGGTCCTGGTGGCCCACCTCGGCGACGGACAGCTCGAACTTGCGCCGGAGGTCCGCCACGAGCGGGCGCACCACCGAGCGCTTGCCCTTCAGCGAATGCACGTCGCCGAGCAGGACGTCGAACTCGATGAAGCCGATCCACATGAGCGTCCTCCTCGTCGTGCCCTCCCGGGCGGGCTAGGCCGAATCGCGCCAGACGACGGTCGTGTCGAGCACCTGCACCGGGCTCGGCAGGCCGCGGATCTGGGCCAGCACCAGTTCCGCCGCCGTGCTGCCCAGCAGGTCGGCCGGCTGCCGGACGGTGGACAGCTGGGGCCTGGTCCTCACGGCCCAACTGCTGTCGTCGAAGCCGACGATCCCGACGTCGTCGGGCACCTTCCGCCCCGACTCCTGGAGGGCTGTCATGGCGCCCGCGGCGACGGCGTCCGAGGCTGCGAAGACGCCGTCGATCCCGGGGCACCGGCGCAGCAGCTCCAGCATGCCCTCGAGCCCTGCGGCGTAGGTGTAGAGCGGGTATTCGACCACCAGGGACGCGTCGAAGCGGTCCCCCATCGCGTCGCGGAACCCCGTGAAGCGGTCGTAGCCGGAATCGCGGTCCATGGCGCTGGCGATCATGCCGATCCTCCGGCGCCCGGTGTCCATGAGGCGTTGCGTGATCGCGCGGGCCGCGGCGGCGTTGTCGATCGCGACGTACGGCAGGTCCGGCGTGCCGGGCGGGTGGCCGACGAAGGCGGCCGGCACGCCGATGTCGCGCACCGCGGAGGCGATGGGGTCGGAGGCCCGGGCGGAGACGATGACCGCCCCGTCCACGAGGCCGCCCCTGAGGTAGTCCGCGACCCTGCGGCTGTCCCGGTCGGAGTCGATGATGAGGGTGACGAGCTGGTAGTCCGCCTTCGAGAGCACGGCGTTCGCCCCGAGGAGGATGGAGCCGATGTTGGGGTCCTCGAACAGGAGCGAATGCGGCTCGTGGATGATCAGGGCGATGGCCCGGGACTCCTGGGTGACGAGGTTCCTCGCCGCGGAGTTGCGGACGTAGCCCACCCGCGCGATCGCCTCCTCGACGGCGATGCGCGCTTCGTCGGACACGTACCGTTCGCCGTTGACGACCCGGGACACGGTCCCTCGCGACAGCCCTGCCGCGGTGGCGACGTCGTTGATGGTCGCCCGGCGAGAACGGGTGCGGATCGGGGGCATACGTGTACTGTAGCCGAGCGTTCACGGGCTGTTTCCGTGGAGGGCAGCGCCGACAGAGTACTGTGGAGGAAGTTGTCTAGAAGAAGGCGGCTGTTCCTCCGGCTCTTCTTCTCATTGCCTCGGCCGCCATGCCCGGCACCCTGCAGCAGAGCACCATTCCCGATCGGGGCGTGCAGCAATGACCCACCAGGAAGCCCTCCTCCCATCACCTCCCGCGGCCGGATCCCTGATCCGTCCCCCGCGCCGTTCCCCCCTGGCGCAGCACCTCGAGCACTTCCTCCAGGCCACCACCACCGTCACCACCGACGGAGCGCTGGTCTCCCTCGACGAGCTCGAGGGCGTCTACGTGTACTGGTGCTCCCTGAACGGCCAGGACCCCGCCGCCACGGAGGAGGTGGTCTCCGCCCTCGAGCAGCAGGGCGTGGAACCCGTGACGCGTGACGGCGTGGATTACGTCGAAGGGCTTGTCCTGACCGGCGGCCTCGTGATCGACTTCATCCTCGCGTGCGAGTTCACGGGCACCTGGGGCGATCCGTCGGCCTACGGACCCGCGACGGCACTGGACACCGGGACGGCCTCCTAGCACGCACGGGCCATGACAGGCAGGAGTGATGTGGGCAGGAAGATCACGGGACCCCGCAGTACGCCCGCCCTCGCCGCCCTCACGGAAGCAGCCGTCCCCTTCACGGCGCACCCGTACAGCCACGAGGAGGGCGTCTCCTCCTACGGACTCGAGGCCGTCGCAGCACTCGGCGTCGACCCGGAGCGGGTCTTCAAGACCCTGATGGCGAGCGTCGACGGGATGCTGGTCGCCGCCGTCGTCCCCGTCAGCGGGTCACTGGACCTCAAGGCCCTGGCTTCGGCGCTCGGCCGGCGGAAGGCCGCGATGGCCGATCCGGACGCCGCCCGGCGACGGACGGGCTACGTCCTCGGCGGGATCTCCCCCATCGGCCAGCGGCAGGCATCCCCCGTGGTCGTCGACCGGTCCGCACTCGACCACCCCACCGTCTTCGTGTCCGGCGGGCAGCGGGGCCTGGACGTCGAACTGGCCCCGGCGGACCTCGTGGCCGTGACGCACGCCCTGATCGCGCGGATCGCGGGCACCCGACGTCGCTCCGCGGACCCGTGAGACCCTCGCCGGAGCGCGCAAGCAGCGCTGCCTGGTTCCTGCTGCCGGGGCGGGCCGCAGGGGTACGGTGGACCGGTGAGGATCACCGCGGATGAGACCCCTGGCCTGGACCGGGCGCTCGCGCTCTACGATGCCGTGGGGTGGACGGCCTACACGCGTGATCCCGACCGGCTCGCGCGGAGCCTCGCAGGGTCCCATTCGGTGGTGACGGCGTGGGACGACGACGGCGGACTGGTGGGGCTGGCGCGCACCGTCTCCGACGGGGAATCGATCTGCTACATCCAGGACGTCCTCGTGCATCCCGCGTCCCGGCGCCGCGGGGTGGCCCGTGCCCTCATGGAGGAGATCCAGGGACGCTACGCCCACTGCATGTTCCTGGCCCTGACCACGGACGCCGACGGCACGGAGGACGCGGAGCGCTCGCACCCCCTCTACCGTGCCCTGGGCTTCCAGCCGCATGACGACCTCCGCCTGGCCGCGTTCGGCTACCGGCCGTGAGCGGGCCGGAGCGTCCGCTGCTGCCCGGCTGGCCCGAGATCCCGCCGGCGTCCGGCGGCGTGGTCCTGCGGCAGATCGAGGACCGGGACGCCGGCATGGTCCGGGACCTCGCGACCGATCCCTACGTGCCCCTCATCGGCACGCTCCCTCCGCTGGCCGGCACGGAGGAAGCCCTCGCCTACATCGCCCGCCAGCATGAGCGGCACCCGGAGGGAGCGGGCTTCTCCTTCGCGATCGCCGACGCCCGCACGGACGAGGCCCTGGGCGTCATCGGCCTGTGGCTGCGCGACTACGCCCTCGGGCGCGGCCAGGCCGGGTACGCCGTCGCCCCCGCCGCTCGCGGTCGCGGGGTCGCGACCGATGCCCTGCGGGCGCTGACGTCGTTCGCGTGGACCCTGCCGGGCCTGTACCGCGTGGAACTGCACATCGAGCCGTGGAACGCGGCGTCCATCGGCGCCGCCCGCCGTGCCGGCTTCACCTACGAGGGGCTCCTCGGCAGTTACCTGGAGATCGGCGGCGAGCGCCGCGACCTCGCCTCCTACGCGGTGATCCGCACCGCACCGCCGGAGACCGTCAGGCCCCCGGCCTCGGGGATGCCGACGGTGATCACGGACGGCCGCCCGACGTCCGCGCCCTGATGCACCGTGAGCGTGGCCGGTGGGACGAGCTCACCCCGCGCCCGCAGATAGGCGCCGAGGGATGCCGCGGCCGACCCGGTGGCGGGATCCTCGCGCACACCGCCCGGCGGGAACGGGTTGCGGGCCTCGAAGACGTCCGGGCCGATCCGGTGCACGACGGCGACCGTCGCGCCCCAGCCCTGGGCGGCCATGAGGGTCTTGAGTCCGTCGTAGTCGTAGTCGAGGGCACGCAGGACTCCCGCGTCACGGACGGGCACGATGGGGTGGATGTTGCCGGCGAAGGACAGCAGGACGGGCAGGTCGGCCGACAGGTCCTCCTCGGCGAGCCGGAGATACCGCAGCAGGTCGGCCCTGCAGCCCCCGTCGATCCCCTCGACCCACGGGTCGACCGTCTCGAGGGAGGCGACGAGGCGGTCGTTCACGCGGTCCGTGGTGAGCGCGAGCACTCCCACGGGCGTCGAGAGGGCCAGCGTCCCGGGCCCCTCGCGTTCGGCGAGCGCGACGCCCGTGGCGATCGTCGCGTGGCCGCAGAAGGGGATCTCCGCCTCGGGGGCGAAGTAGCGGACCGTGGCACGGCCCGGCAGACGGTCGGAGAGGAAGGCGCTCTCCGCGTATCCGAGGTCGGCGGCGATGGCCTGCATCTCGTTTGCCGTCAGGCCGTCGGCGTCGAGCACCACGCCGGCGGGGTTCCCGCCGTCGGGCCGGTCGGTGAACGCTGCGTAGCGGAGGATCTCCATGCAGGCGATGCTAGCGCGGCTGCGGGACGCTCACCCGTCGATCGCCGCCGGGTCCCCCGTCGGGGTGTCG
This window contains:
- a CDS encoding DUF503 domain-containing protein encodes the protein MWIGFIEFDVLLGDVHSLKGKRSVVRPLVADLRRKFELSVAEVGHQDLHRRAVVGAGLVGADRRHVVDVLDRVERYVAARPEIELLSARRRLLTSED
- a CDS encoding LacI family DNA-binding transcriptional regulator, which translates into the protein MPPIRTRSRRATINDVATAAGLSRGTVSRVVNGERYVSDEARIAVEEAIARVGYVRNSAARNLVTQESRAIALIIHEPHSLLFEDPNIGSILLGANAVLSKADYQLVTLIIDSDRDSRRVADYLRGGLVDGAVIVSARASDPIASAVRDIGVPAAFVGHPPGTPDLPYVAIDNAAAARAITQRLMDTGRRRIGMIASAMDRDSGYDRFTGFRDAMGDRFDASLVVEYPLYTYAAGLEGMLELLRRCPGIDGVFAASDAVAAGAMTALQESGRKVPDDVGIVGFDDSSWAVRTRPQLSTVRQPADLLGSTAAELVLAQIRGLPSPVQVLDTTVVWRDSA
- the ybaK gene encoding Cys-tRNA(Pro) deacylase, with protein sequence MTGRSDVGRKITGPRSTPALAALTEAAVPFTAHPYSHEEGVSSYGLEAVAALGVDPERVFKTLMASVDGMLVAAVVPVSGSLDLKALASALGRRKAAMADPDAARRRTGYVLGGISPIGQRQASPVVVDRSALDHPTVFVSGGQRGLDVELAPADLVAVTHALIARIAGTRRRSADP
- a CDS encoding GNAT family N-acetyltransferase translates to MRITADETPGLDRALALYDAVGWTAYTRDPDRLARSLAGSHSVVTAWDDDGGLVGLARTVSDGESICYIQDVLVHPASRRRGVARALMEEIQGRYAHCMFLALTTDADGTEDAERSHPLYRALGFQPHDDLRLAAFGYRP
- a CDS encoding GNAT family N-acetyltransferase; the protein is MSGPERPLLPGWPEIPPASGGVVLRQIEDRDAGMVRDLATDPYVPLIGTLPPLAGTEEALAYIARQHERHPEGAGFSFAIADARTDEALGVIGLWLRDYALGRGQAGYAVAPAARGRGVATDALRALTSFAWTLPGLYRVELHIEPWNAASIGAARRAGFTYEGLLGSYLEIGGERRDLASYAVIRTAPPETVRPPASGMPTVITDGRPTSAP
- a CDS encoding PhzF family phenazine biosynthesis protein, with product MEILRYAAFTDRPDGGNPAGVVLDADGLTANEMQAIAADLGYAESAFLSDRLPGRATVRYFAPEAEIPFCGHATIATGVALAEREGPGTLALSTPVGVLALTTDRVNDRLVASLETVDPWVEGIDGGCRADLLRYLRLAEEDLSADLPVLLSFAGNIHPIVPVRDAGVLRALDYDYDGLKTLMAAQGWGATVAVVHRIGPDVFEARNPFPPGGVREDPATGSAAASLGAYLRARGELVPPATLTVHQGADVGRPSVITVGIPEAGGLTVSGGAVRITA